A genomic stretch from Primulina huaijiensis isolate GDHJ02 chromosome 14, ASM1229523v2, whole genome shotgun sequence includes:
- the LOC140957146 gene encoding uncharacterized protein: MNDTRSWMYRRLENGFITNDFFNGVEEFVNFAKMHHEIMCGETMRCPCNHRRCRNRAHHDEEVVKLHLCRYGFVPGYYRWHHHGETYITPEVEHWIGPSSSAQVEHVDHMHNMVHDIYNSINIEDEPQSPNETAKNLYEMLTASETEIWEGNPNGHSQLSVVARLLNMKAKHHISERCYDDLCQLISELLPTENCMTNSFYDTKKLIKGLGLPVEKIDCCSNNCMIYWRDDFDLQECRFCGHPRYKPSLRRTVKKKKVPWNRMYYFPLTSRLQRLYASVETAKHMRWHNEHVQDGDAMCHPSDSPAWKHFDTTHPDFALEVRNVRLGLSADGFQPFGQSGQQYSSWPVILTPYNLPPWMCMKDEYMFLTVIAPGPSNPKNKLDVFLQPLIAELNELWSVGAKTYDVHVKTNFTMRASLLWTISDFPAYAMLSGWSTAGKLACPYCMENSDAFTLPNGGKTSWFDNHRKFLPMDHNFRRNIKWFKKYHQVKKPPPHIKSGGEIIEELESYGFRSVIEPEAIEVNSEIVRRCKCGWRKRSIFWELPYWRTNLIRHNLDVMHIEKNVFENIFNTILNVPGRTKDNAKSREDLKEFCNRPELHRDDISNTYPKACYTLDKHSKVVLCNWLRNLKFSDGYASKMSRCVDMAKLKMFGMKSHDCHVFMQRLIPIAFKELLPNNVWQALTELSFFFKDITARSIRCSDMVRIENDIPVILYKLERIFPPSFFDCMEHLPVHLPYEARIAGPVQYRWMYPFERFLRRFKNNIRNKARVEGSISNAYLVEEASYFCTHYFRASVKTHMRKQSRNDEGDNPQTGDVSNVSIFNFNGRPMGASRFRRLDDTEYHAARTYILLNCEEVKPYVSIFESGLRLNNQSINSREMDLRLQTEFASWFEQYVQQPGANLPDKCLENIAFGPLRKIKSYSGYFVSGFRFHTVRHGATRSTSNFGVTVKGSGNTNNDQSRQKFYFIFF, from the exons ATGAACGATACAAGATCTTGGATGTACCGTAGGTTGGAAAATGGGTTCATAACTAATGACTTCTTTAATGGTGTTGAAGAATTCGTGAATTTTGCTAAGATGCATCATGAAATCATGTGTGGTGAAACAATGCGTTGTCCTTGTAATCACCGAAGATGTAGAAACAGAGCTCACCATGATGAAGAGGTAGTCAAATTACATCTCTGTAGGTATGGCTTTGTACCAGGCTATTATCGTTGGCACCATCACGGTGAAACCTATATAACTCCAGAAGTTGAACATTGGATTGGTCCGTCATCATCAGCACAAGTCGAACATGTTGATCACATGCATAATATGGTTCACGATATTTATAACTCTATTAACATAGAAGATGAGCCCCAAAGTCCAAATGAGACGGCCAAAAACCTATATGAGATGCTTACGGCATCCGAGACCGAGATTTGGGAAGGTAATCCGAATGGTCATTCACAGTTGTCAGTCGTTGCTAGATTGTTGAACATGAAGGCTAAACATCACATTTCAGAAAGATGTTACGATGATCTGTGTCAGCTTATTTCCGAATTGCTACCCACAGAAAATTGCATGACCAATAGTTTTTAtgacacaaaaaaattaataaaaggaTTAGGTTTGCCGGTTGAAAAGATTGACTGTTGTAGCAACAACTGTATGATTTACTGGAGAGATGACTTTgatttacaagaatgtaggttTTGCGGGCATCCACGTTACAAACCTAGTTTACGTCGAACggttaagaaaaaaaaagttcCATGGAATAGAATGTATTATTTTCCTCTAACCTCACGTTTGCAAAGGTTGTATGCATCTGTAGAAACAGCGAAGCACATGCGTTGGCATAATGAGCATGTACAAGATGGAGATGCAATGTGTCACCCCTCTGATTCACCTGCATGGAAGCATTTTGACACAACTCATCCAGATTTTGCACTCGAGGTTCGAAATGTCAGACTGGGACTTTCAGCTGATGGTTTTCAACCATTCGGTCAGTCAGGACAACAATATTCATCATGGCCAGTTATATTAACACCTTACAATTTGCCTCCATGGATGTGCATGAAAGATGAATACATGTTCTTGACAGTTATAGCTCCCGGACCTAGTAATCCTAAGAACAAGTTAGATGTGTTCTTGCAACCTCTTATCGCTGAATTGAATGAACTTTGGTCAGTTGGGGCAAAGACATATGATGTTCACGTGAAAACAAATTTTACTATGCGTGCCTCATTGCTATGGACAATTAGTGATTTTCCTGCATATGCAATGTTATCTGGATGGAGTACCGCCGGTAAACTAGCATGTCCTTACTGTATGGAAAACTCTGATGCTTTCACATTGCCGAATGGTGGTAAAACGTCATGGTTCGATAACCATCGTAAGTTTTTACCAATGGATCATAATTTTAGACGAAATATTAAATGGTTCAAGAAATATCACCAAGTGAAAAAGCCTCCTCCACATATAAAATCCGGGGGCGAAATTATTGAAGAACTTGAAAGTTACGGGTTTCGTAGTGTGATCGAACCAGAGGCTATTGAAGTGAACTCAGAAATTGTAAGACGATGTAAATGCGGTTGGAGAAAACGCAGTATCTTTTGGGAGTTGCCGTACTGGAGAACAAATCTGATTAGACACAATCTAGATGTTATGCACattgagaaaaatgtttttGAGAACATATTTAATACCATTCTTAATGTTCCCGGCCGAACAAAAGATAATGCAAAATCGAGAGAAGATCTAAAAGAATTTTGTAACAGGCCAGAATTACATCGAGATGACATATCTAACACATATCCTAAAGCTTGCTATACATTGGATAAGCATAGCAAAGTAGTATTGTGTAACTGGTTGAGAAATTTAAAGTTCTCGGATGGATATGCATCTAAGATGTCAAGATGTGTTGATATGGCTAAATTGAAGATGTTTGGAATGAAAAGTCACGATTGTCATGTGTTCATGCAAAGATTAATCCCAATTGCTTTCAAGGAATTACTTCCAAATAATGTGTGGCAAGCTCTAACAGAGTTAAGTTTTTTCTTCAAAGATATTACAGCAAGAAGCATAAGATGTTCTGACATGGTTCGTATAGAGAATGATATTCCTGTGATACTCTACAAACTAGAAAGAATATTCCCTCCAAGTTTTTTTGATTGTATGGAGCATCTTCCTGTGCATTTACCTTATGAAGCTAGAATTGCTGGCCCTGTTCAATATCGATGGATGTATCCTTTTGAGCGATTTCTGCGAAGATTTAAAAACAATATTCGTAACAAAGCAAGAGTTGAAGGATCAATTTCTAATGCATATTTAGTTGAAGAGGCATCATATTTTTGTACTCATTACTTTAGAGCAAGTGTGAAGACCCATATGAGGAAACAATCACGTAATGATGAAGGGGATAATCCACAAACTGGAGACGTTTCCAATGTTtctatatttaatttcaatGGTCGACCAATGGGTGCTTCTAGGTTCAGACGATTGGATGACACAGAGTACCATGCAGCACGGACATACATACTGCTCAATTGTGAAGAGGTGAAACCATATGTCAG CATTTTTGAGTCTGGGTTACGGTTGAATAATCAATCCATTAACTCACGTGAGATGGATTTAAGGCTACAAACGGAATTTGCCTCATGGTTTGAACAATAC GTACAACAACCGGGAGCAAATCTACCAGACAAATGTCTAGAAAATATTGCATTCGGTCCATTACGTAAAATTAAATCATATAGTGGATATTTTGTCAGTGGTTTCAGATTCCATACTGTACGTCACGGTGCAACAAGATCTACTAGTAATTTTGGAGTTACTGTAAAAGGTTCTGGCAACACAAACAATGATCAGTCGAGACAAAAATTTtacttcatatttttttag
- the LOC140956791 gene encoding 3-hydroxyisobutyryl-CoA hydrolase 1-like yields MASIYSTNGETDQVLVEEKFSVRIFTLNRPKQLNALSFEMVSRLLELLIACREDSTVKLLILKGKGRAFCAGGDVAAVVRDITQGNWRSGASYFRKEFTLNYVMATYSKPQVSILNGIVMGGGAGASVHGRFRVATENSLFSMPETALGLFPDVGSSYYLSRIPGFFGEYVGLTGARLDGAEMLACGLATHFVPSERLLLLEEALCKADSSDPAVISSTISQFSHVPQLKKNSVYYRLNIINKCFSRRTIEDIIGSLEIENNEKDEWITSTIQTLRKASPTSLKISLRSIREGRLQGVGKCLIREFRMVCHVVRGEISKDFVEGCRAILLDKDRNPKWNPAKIEDVSEEMVDRYFSKLDEDDWEDLELPVRSNLTAHAIAKL; encoded by the exons ATGGCTTCGATCTATTCAACCAACGGAGAAACTGATCAG GTTTTGGTGGAAGAGAAGTTTTCTGTGAGAATTTTCACACTGAACAGACCGAAGCAACTCAATGCACTTTCCTTCGAAATG GTGTCCCGTTTGTTGGAGCTTTTAATCGCTTGCAGGGAAGATTCCACTGTTAAATTATTAATCTTAAAG ggCAAAGGGAGAGCATTTTGTGCGGGAGGTGATGTTGCAGCGGTTGTTCGTGATATCACTCAAG GTAATTGGAGGTCTGGTGCCAGTTATTTCAGAAAGGAATTTACTTTGAATTATGTGATGGCGACATACAGTAAACCCCAG GTTTCAATTCTCAATGGTATTGTCATGGGAGGAGGAGCAGGTGCTTCTGTACATGGTAGATTTCGTGTCGCTACAGAGAACTCG CTTTTTTCCATGCCTGAAACCGCATTGGGACTCTTCCCTGACGTAGGCTCCTCTTACTATTTGTCGAGAATCCCTGGTTTCTTCG GAGAATATGTTGGTCTGACAGGTGCAAGGTTGGATGGTGCTGAGATGCTCGCTTGTGGTCTAGCAACTCACTTTGTCCCATCAGAG AGATTATTATTGTTAGAAGAAGCTCTGTGTAAAGCAGATTCTAGTGATCCAGCTGTCATCTCTTCTACTATCAGTCAATTTTCACATGTACCACAATTGAAAAAGAATAGTGTTTACTACAG GTTGAACATCATCAATAAGTGCTTTTCCCGAAGAACAATTGAGGACATTATAGGTTCCCTT GAGATAGAAAATAATGAGAAGGATGAATGGATCACTTCCACAATTCAGACATTGAGGAAAGCTTCTCCAACAAGCCTTAAAATTTCTCTCAGATCG ATTAGAGAAGGGCGACTCCAAGGCGTGGGTAAATGCCTTATCCGAGAATTCAGAATGGTTTGTCATGTCGTGCGGGGAGAAATTAGTAAAGACTTTGTCGAG GGTTGCAGAGCTATACTACTGGACAAGGATAGAAATCCTAAG TGGAATCCTGCCAAGATAGAGGACGTGAGCGAGGAAATGGTGGATCGATACTTCTCCAAGCTAGACGAGGATGACTGGGAGGATTTAGAGCTCCCTGTAAGATCAAATTTAACTGCACATGCCATTGCCAAACTTTGA
- the LOC140956792 gene encoding uric acid degradation bifunctional protein TTL-like isoform X1 translates to MESSVVLGEKEWFACCGSLKFAKEMAAAGPFSGYLESVGAASDIWFNKVDVNGWLEAFSAHPQIGESPSKTHKSPTSAQWSKGEQSTALATATDFTLQELYEWNARYRQKFGFVFLIFASGRSSPEILAEMKRRYQNRPIVELELAAKEQMKITELRLSKLFSANATTASTTNTQYASDVTKAREDRESHISEHFVAVKETPAEKSTEIFTRTRPPITTHVLDIARGSPAAGIEVLLETWGDNQSRPLFGQMDSSHNWKLQGSSTTDKDGRSGQLTKMVDVLSPGIYRISFNTGRYNPTGFFPYVSIVFEVRDSQKLEHFHVPLLLSPFSFSTYRGS, encoded by the exons ATGGAATCTTCAGTAGTTTTGGGTGAGAAAGAGTGGTTCGCATGCTGTGGAAGCTTAAAATTTGCCAAAGAAATGGCGGCTGCCGGGCCCTTTTCTGGTTATCTAGAATCCGTCGGTGCTGCCAGTGATATATGGTTCAATAAA GTGGATGTAAATGGATGGCTAGAAGCTTTTTCTGCACATCCTCAGATTGGTGAAAGCCCATCGAAGACCCACAAAAGTCCCACCAGCGCTCA GTGGAGCAAGGGAGAGCAGTCGACTGCTTTAGCTACTGCCACTGACTTTACCTTACAG GAGCTATATGAGTGGAATGCTCGCTATCGGCAGAAGTTTGGGTTTGTGTTTTTGATATTTGCATCTGGAAGAAGTTCCCCTGAGATACTAGCAGAGATGAAG AGACGATATCAGAACAGACCAATAGTCGAACTCGAGCTTGCAGCCAAGGAACAAATGAAGATAACAGAACTACGTCTTTCTAAGCTATTTTCAGCTAATGCAACTACTGCTTCCACAACCAACACCCAGTATGCTTCGGATGTGACAAAAGCTAGAG AAGATCGAGAGAGCCATATCAGTGAACATTTCGTTGCTGTAAAGGAAACTCCTGCTGAGAAATCTACTGAAATATTTACAAGGACACGCCCACCTATCACAACCCATGTTCTTGATATAGCTCGTGGTTCTCCAGCTGCTGGTATTGAAGTCCTTCTCGAGACATGGGGCGACAATCAATCCCGACCATTATTTGGTCAAATGGATTCAAGTCATAATTGGAAGCTCCAAGGTTCTTCAACTACAGATAAAGATGGAAGAAGCGGTCAGCTGACGAAAATGGTGGATGTCTTGAGCCCTGGCATATACCGGATCAGTTTCAATACTGGGAGATATAATCCGACAGGCTTCTTCCCATACGTCTCTATTGTCTTTGAAGTCAGGGATTCGCAAAAGTTGGAGCATTTTCATGTCCCGCTGTTGCTTTCTCCTTTTTCATTCAGCACTTACCGTGGGAGCTAG
- the LOC140956792 gene encoding uric acid degradation bifunctional protein TTL-like isoform X2 produces the protein MESSVVLGEKEWFACCGSLKFAKEMAAAGPFSGYLESVGAASDIWFNKVDVNGWLEAFSAHPQIGESPSKTHKSPTSAQWSKGEQSTALATATDFTLQELYEWNARYRQKFGFVFLIFASGRSSPEILAEMKRRYQNRPIVELELAAKEQMKITELRLSKLFSANATTASTTNTQYASDVTKARDRESHISEHFVAVKETPAEKSTEIFTRTRPPITTHVLDIARGSPAAGIEVLLETWGDNQSRPLFGQMDSSHNWKLQGSSTTDKDGRSGQLTKMVDVLSPGIYRISFNTGRYNPTGFFPYVSIVFEVRDSQKLEHFHVPLLLSPFSFSTYRGS, from the exons ATGGAATCTTCAGTAGTTTTGGGTGAGAAAGAGTGGTTCGCATGCTGTGGAAGCTTAAAATTTGCCAAAGAAATGGCGGCTGCCGGGCCCTTTTCTGGTTATCTAGAATCCGTCGGTGCTGCCAGTGATATATGGTTCAATAAA GTGGATGTAAATGGATGGCTAGAAGCTTTTTCTGCACATCCTCAGATTGGTGAAAGCCCATCGAAGACCCACAAAAGTCCCACCAGCGCTCA GTGGAGCAAGGGAGAGCAGTCGACTGCTTTAGCTACTGCCACTGACTTTACCTTACAG GAGCTATATGAGTGGAATGCTCGCTATCGGCAGAAGTTTGGGTTTGTGTTTTTGATATTTGCATCTGGAAGAAGTTCCCCTGAGATACTAGCAGAGATGAAG AGACGATATCAGAACAGACCAATAGTCGAACTCGAGCTTGCAGCCAAGGAACAAATGAAGATAACAGAACTACGTCTTTCTAAGCTATTTTCAGCTAATGCAACTACTGCTTCCACAACCAACACCCAGTATGCTTCGGATGTGACAAAAGCTAGAG ATCGAGAGAGCCATATCAGTGAACATTTCGTTGCTGTAAAGGAAACTCCTGCTGAGAAATCTACTGAAATATTTACAAGGACACGCCCACCTATCACAACCCATGTTCTTGATATAGCTCGTGGTTCTCCAGCTGCTGGTATTGAAGTCCTTCTCGAGACATGGGGCGACAATCAATCCCGACCATTATTTGGTCAAATGGATTCAAGTCATAATTGGAAGCTCCAAGGTTCTTCAACTACAGATAAAGATGGAAGAAGCGGTCAGCTGACGAAAATGGTGGATGTCTTGAGCCCTGGCATATACCGGATCAGTTTCAATACTGGGAGATATAATCCGACAGGCTTCTTCCCATACGTCTCTATTGTCTTTGAAGTCAGGGATTCGCAAAAGTTGGAGCATTTTCATGTCCCGCTGTTGCTTTCTCCTTTTTCATTCAGCACTTACCGTGGGAGCTAG
- the LOC140956989 gene encoding agamous-like MADS-box protein AGL80, with the protein MTRKKVTIAYIDNEAERKASFKKRKKGLIKKVSEINILCGVEACAVIYSSFEPPVVWPSNEVARTVIQRFKNLPDIEKTKRMVNQESFTRHEIRKAEERLRRLKKENKRKELEIFMYMVIEGKASMKDFDPRDAREMGSIIHETLEEIESRMKALEKAGGGGGGGVPSVMSPGGGRGCDGEGPSVNSTAPGSSTFPFI; encoded by the coding sequence ATGACAAGAAAGAAGGTCACCATAGCCTACATTGACAACGAAGCAGAAAGGAAGGCTTCGttcaagaaaagaaagaagggCTTAATCAAAAAAGTCAGCGAGATCAACATCCTCTGTGGCGTCGAGGCTTGCGCAGTTATATACAGCTCCTTCGAACCTCCGGTGGTGTGGCCGTCCAATGAGGTGGCGCGGACAGTGATCCAGCGTTTCAAGAATTTGCCGGACATTGAAAAAACCAAAAGAATGGTGAATCAGGAGAGCTTCACTAGACACGAGATCAGGAAAGCGGAGGAGAGGCTGCGCCGCCTGAAGAAGGAAAATAAGCGCAAGGAACTGGAGATTTTCATGTACATGGTGATAGAGGGAAAGGCTAGCATGAAGGATTTCGATCCTCGGGATGCGAGGGAGATGGGTTCTATCATTCATGAGACACTGGAGGAGATCGAGTCGAGGATGAAGGCCCTTGAGAAagctggtggtggtggtggtggtggtgttcCGTCAGTGATGAGTCCAGGTGGCGGCCGCGGTTGTGATGGCGAAGGGCCATCGGTGAATTCTACTGCTCCAGGATCGAGCACATTCCCTTTTATTTGA
- the LOC140956988 gene encoding AT-hook motif nuclear-localized protein 23-like → MAGLDLGSASHFVSQLHRPDLGHIQRSEDESNRSLFSEENTDNSHQGLDLVNSNNSPGDAAARRPRGRPPGSKNRPKPPVIITRESANTLRAHILEVSGGCDVFEVVATYARKRQRGVCILSGTGTVDNVSLRQPAAAGSVVTLHGRFEILSLSGSFLPPPAPPGATSLTIYLAGGQGQVVGGNVVGALIASGPVIIIAASFTNVAYERLPLEEEEALQLQTPPPSHPNSGGGSGGIQFPDPSSMGLPLFNLPLNGQLPMDGAWASNSGGRQPY, encoded by the coding sequence ATGGCTGGTTTGGATTTAGGTTCAGCTTCTCACTTTGTTTCTCAGCTCCACAGGCCAGACCTTGGCCATATTCAAAGATCTGAAGATGAATCGAATCGCAGTCTCTTTTCAGAAGAAAACACGGATAATTCTCATCAGGGTTTGGATTTAGTCAACTCTAACAACAGCCCCGGTGATGCGGCGGCTCGCAGGCCAAGAGGGCGTCCTCCTGGATCGAAAAACAGGCCAAAACCGCCGGTGATAATAACGCGTGAAAGCGCAAACACTCTGCGAGCTCATATACTGGAGGTGAGCGGCGGATGCGACGTGTTTGAGGTGGTGGCGACCTACGCAAGGAAGCGGCAGAGAGGGGTTTGCATACTGAGCGGAACAGGGACTGTCGACAACGTCAGCTTACGGCAGCCTGCAGCGGCAGGCAGCGTGGTCACCCTCCACGGTAGGTTCGAGATTTTGTCCTTGTCAGGGTCCTTTCTTCCGCCGCCTGCACCACCAGGCGCCACTAGCTTGACCATATATCTCGCCGGCGGACAGGGACAGGTGGTGGGAGGGAATGTTGTGGGAGCTTTGATTGCATCGGGGCCGGTTATTATCATAGCAGCGTCATTCACCAACGTGGCGTACGAAAGGCTACCTTTGGAGGAAGAGGAAGCGCTCCAGTTGCAGACTCCGCCTCCTTCTCACCCTAACTCCGGTGGTGGAAGTGGAGGGATCCAGTTTCCGGATCCTTCGTCGATGGGGCTTCCATTATTCAATCTACCACTCAACGGTCAGCTCCCAATGGACGGTGCATGGGCATCAAACTCCGGCGGCCGGCAGCCATATTAG